Proteins from a single region of Nerophis ophidion isolate RoL-2023_Sa linkage group LG10, RoL_Noph_v1.0, whole genome shotgun sequence:
- the cdpf1 gene encoding cysteine-rich DPF motif domain-containing protein 1 isoform X1 encodes MPTLHYAPDRSRPNHLPPLDSYPLVSFHGVSAPRHLGIVFFFVKMSDVRLSDATVERVDAPQQDNGRPPVRRALFGTPDPTEISECLNASIGEGVQAFKERYNFDPDLETPLPAGNFVWTVDRSAPEFFSRPPHRKKPSPAGAEGNKAQEAKNLAEQ; translated from the exons atgcctacg CTTCACTACGCACCTGACAGGAGTCGCCCCAATCACCTTCCCCCCCTGGATTCTTACCCACTTGTTTCCTTTCATGGAGTATCCGCGCCGCGCCACTtgggaatagtttttttttttgtcaaaatgtcagATGTTCGCCTTTCCGACGCGACCGTGGAGAGGGTGGACGCGCCGCAGCAGGACAACGGCAGACCTCCGGTGCGCAGGGCCCTCTTCGGGACACCTGACCCGACAGAGATAAGCGAATGTCTGAATGCTTCCATCGGGGAGGGCGTGCAAGCGTTTAAGGAGCGCTATAACTTCGACCCGGACCTCGAGACGCCACTTCCCGCGGGGAACTTCGTGTGGACGGTGGACCGCAGCGCACCGGAATTCTTCTCCAGGCCGCCTCACAGGAAGAAACCCTCGCCCGCAGGGGCTGAAGGAAACAAGGCGCAGGAAGCCAAAAATCTCGCGGAGCAGTAA